AAATAGAAAAAAATAGTACAACAATAACTTAAATGAGGTTGTTGAATTACCTGAAACTACAAATACTGATAAAAAAAAGCATTCACAATAAAGACACTACCACCATGCACCTTAATAGTGTCTATAAATAAGAAGGTGTTGCATGGTATGAAAAAATTGGTTGTCCCCAAAAGCTTTAACAATAAACATGTTCAGCTTTTTTAGAAGGCACAAAACATCAAAAATATGGATAGACATTAGTTATTTTGGAGAATTTTAACGGCTTCAATCTTTTCAAATAATTCAAATGATCTATTTATCACCTTTACGGAACTATCAAATTAACTGGAATTATTTATGAAATCTATTTCTCGTAATCGATTTTTTTTCTTTTTAGTGTTTTTAATATCTTTTTGTATTTCGGCACAAAAGTAAACCGAAAGAGATCTGATTTTAATTGATAAAGATTGGCGTTTTTCGTTTGGTCATTTATATAATACTAAAAAAGATTTTAATCTGCAACAGGCTATTTTTTCTATTTAGCCAAATCAGATTTGGACATGGTTCAGCAACTCAGGGATTTGATGATAGATCGTAGCGAAAATGAGATCTTCCTCACGATTGGACTGTAGAGCAATCGTTTAGTGAAAAAGCCAGTTTTAGTCATGGGTTTAAAACTGCTGGGAAAAATTTTCCTGAAAAAAGCATAGGTTGGTACCGAAAAAAAACAATATTCCAGAATCAGATAAAGGATGAATTATTTCTTTAAAATTCGATCGAGTTTTTAGAAATTCAAAAGTATTTTTTAACGGATATTTTATCGGAAATAAAGAAAGTGGTTATAATGGTTTTGAATATGATGTTACCGCGTATGTGAACTATAGTGGTGAAAATACAATTGTTGTGTGTGTTAATGCTTCGATGGAAGAAGGCTGGAAATTTTATGCAGCCGTCCATATTTAGCAGGAATATTTTTTTGGATAGGATTTGATTATCGCGGAGAACCAACGCCTTACGGTTGTCCACCTGTAATTTCTTATTTTGGGATGATGGATGTTTGCGGTTTCCCGAAAAACAATGTGTTTTATTTGAAATCCTGGTGGGGAAATGAACCTGTTTTACACATTATGCCACATTGGAACTGGAGTGGAATGGAAGGCAAGGAAATCGATGTTAAGGTCTATTCAAATTGCGATGAAGTAGAATTTTTCCTGAACAAAAAAAGCTTAGGCAAAAAGAAAATGAAGTAATACGAACATTTAGAATGGAAGGTAAAATATATACCAGGAACTCTTGAGGTGATTGGTTATAAAAATGGCAAAAAATACTTTCTGAAATTCAGAAAACAACTAAAAATACTGAGAATATTAAGCTTTCTATTGATAAAGAAAACCAAACGAACAGCAATGTTGTAGTGGTAACCGTTGAGCCAACAGATAACCGTCCTGAATAAAGGCTACATACTAATTTTTAAGCCTCAATGCTTGGTATAGTTTATGTTTATTTAAACGGTGTGTTTTATATAAAATGTTTTGTGTGTTTTACTCCATTTAACATTTTCAATGGCCTTAATGTATTCTTTAATTTCAAATCATAATTTGCGCGTAAATACACATAAAAAAGCCTGTTTCAAATTTTGAAACAGGCTTTAATAAATTATAGATTTAAAAGAATTTAATCTCTCTTGTCTTCTCTAGGTTTTCTATCATCACGACGGTTATCGCGTCCGCGATTATCTCTACCTCTGTTGTCGCGTCCACCACGATCATTGTTTTCTCTAGGTGGTCTTGCTACATAACCTTCTGGTTTTGGTAAAATAGCTTTTCGAGATACTTTTTCTTTACGAGTTCTTGGGTCTACACCAAAGTACTTCACATCAAAAACATCACCCATATTTACAACGTCTGTTACATTTTCAGTACGTTCCCAAGCCAATTCACTTACATGTAATAAAACTTCGTTACCTGGAGCATCAATATATTCTACTACAGCACCAAAATCAAGCATTTTAATAACCTTTACTTGGTAAACATTACCAACAGTTGGTTTAAATAATAATGAGTCTATTTTTGCTTGAACAGCATCAATACCTTCATTACCAACACCTAATATTTCAACAATACCTTCTTCAGTAACAGGATCTTCGTTAATAACAATAGTTGTATTGGTTTCTTTTTGTAATTCTTGGATTACTTTTCCACCAGGACCAATTAATGCACCAATAAATTCGTTAGGAATTCTTCTGGTAATCATTTTTGGAGAATGTTCTTTAACATCTGTATTAGGAGCAGCAATTGTATCTGTTAATTTACCTAAAATGTGTATACGTCCATCGCGTGCTTGTTTTAGCGCATTGACAAGAATTTCATAAGATAATCCTTTTACTTTAATGTCCATTTGGCAAGCAGTAATACCATCGGCAGTACCAGTTACTTTAAAGTCCATATCTCCTAAGTGATCTTCATCACCTAAAATATCAGATAATACAGCGTATTTTCCAGAATTAACATCTGTAATTAGTCCCATAGCAATACCCGAAACAGGTTTCTTTAATTGAACCCCAGCATCCATAAGCGCCATTGTACCAGAACAAACAGTTGCCATAGAAGACGAGCCATTAGATTCTAATACTTCTGAAACTACACGAACAGTATAAGGACAATCTTCAGGAACCATACCTTTTAAAGCTCGTTGCGCTAAGTTACCGTGTCCAACTTCTCTACGAGATGTTCCACGTATAGGTCTTGCTTCACCTGTTGAAAAAGGAGGGAAGTTATAGTGTAAATAGAAGCGTTCTTCACCTTCAAAAGATGGCATGTCTATTTGGTTAGCTTCTCTACTTGTTCCTAAAGTAACCGTTGCTAAGGCTTGAGTTTCTCCACGTGTAAAGATAGCTGAACCATGAGTTGATGGTAAATAATCAACCTCACACCAAATTGGTCTAATCTCGTCAGTCTTACGACCATCTAAACGTAAACCTTCGTTTAATGTTAAATCTCTAACCGCTGTTTTTTCAGCTTTACTATAATATTTAGAAATTAATCCACCAATATCTGCTAATTCTTCTTCAGAAAACGTCGCTTTTATCGCTTCTTTAATTTCAGCAAATGCAGCACTTCTTTCATGTTTAGCAGAACCTGCTTTTGCTACAGCATATACTTTGTCGTATGCCATATCATGAATTTTTTGAGCTAGCTCTTCATCTTCTCTTTCTGGCTCGTATTCACGTACTTCTTTTTTGCCAAAAGCCTCAGCTAAAGCTACTTGAGCAGCACATTGTACTTTAATAGCTTCGTGAGCAAATTTGATTGCCTCAGTCATTTCTTCTTCAGAAATCTCATCCATTTCACCTTCAACCATCATAACAGAATCGGCAGAAGCACCAATCATCATATCGATGTCAGATTCTAATAATTGAGCTCTAGTTGGATTGATAACGAATTCACCATTTACACGGCCAACTCTAGCTTCAGAAATTGGACATTCAAAAGGAAAATCAGATAATTGAATAGCCGCTGATGCAGCTAAACCTGCCATAGCATCTGGCATAACCTCATCATCATGAGACATTAACTGAATCATCACCTGAGTTTCTGAATGATAATCTTTTGGGAATAACGGACGTAAAACACGGTCTACTAAACGCATTGTTAAAACTTCGCCATCACTTGGTCTAGCTTCTCTTTTAAAGAAACCTCCAGGATAACGTCCTGCTGCAGCAAATTTTTCTCTGTAATCTACCGTTAACGGTAAAAAATCAACATCTGCTTGTTTGTAATTGGAAACAACTGTACATAGTAACATACATTTTCCAGATTGCACCAC
The nucleotide sequence above comes from Flavobacteriaceae bacterium HL-DH10. Encoded proteins:
- a CDS encoding polyribonucleotide nucleotidyltransferase, with product MIPKVFREVIDLGDGREISIETGKLAKQAHGSVVVQSGKCMLLCTVVSNYKQADVDFLPLTVDYREKFAAAGRYPGGFFKREARPSDGEVLTMRLVDRVLRPLFPKDYHSETQVMIQLMSHDDEVMPDAMAGLAASAAIQLSDFPFECPISEARVGRVNGEFVINPTRAQLLESDIDMMIGASADSVMMVEGEMDEISEEEMTEAIKFAHEAIKVQCAAQVALAEAFGKKEVREYEPEREDEELAQKIHDMAYDKVYAVAKAGSAKHERSAAFAEIKEAIKATFSEEELADIGGLISKYYSKAEKTAVRDLTLNEGLRLDGRKTDEIRPIWCEVDYLPSTHGSAIFTRGETQALATVTLGTSREANQIDMPSFEGEERFYLHYNFPPFSTGEARPIRGTSRREVGHGNLAQRALKGMVPEDCPYTVRVVSEVLESNGSSSMATVCSGTMALMDAGVQLKKPVSGIAMGLITDVNSGKYAVLSDILGDEDHLGDMDFKVTGTADGITACQMDIKVKGLSYEILVNALKQARDGRIHILGKLTDTIAAPNTDVKEHSPKMITRRIPNEFIGALIGPGGKVIQELQKETNTTIVINEDPVTEEGIVEILGVGNEGIDAVQAKIDSLLFKPTVGNVYQVKVIKMLDFGAVVEYIDAPGNEVLLHVSELAWERTENVTDVVNMGDVFDVKYFGVDPRTRKEKVSRKAILPKPEGYVARPPRENNDRGGRDNRGRDNRGRDNRRDDRKPREDKRD